In a genomic window of Holophagaceae bacterium:
- a CDS encoding DUF2252 domain-containing protein has product MMPRLGPEARRSAGKALREQLKRADQGRWTAAVDRPEPISLLRAAVAHRDPALLPIRWGRMAQSPFYFFRGNAALMAMDLAPWPTTGLHCQLCGDAHLINFGAFGKQDGSLVFDLNDFDETCRGPWEWDLKRLLASAVLAGREAGHTDIACLEATNRCTRAYMAGMDRFADMGIVALSREEVGPHNDGGALAPIFEKARRDTPQKLLEKAIDPGPRFRTKGPFLRPLTDEEASPFLASFSEYHGTLGPARQQVLDGYQPVCCGRRVAGCGSLGMMDVLVLAHGNGLDDSLFIEFKAQHGSVWEQYLNGAITPHPGRHTAEGQHRMQTWADPFLGWTTVLGAPFLVKQWSDHKASIEVQDLAGAILGDYLELCGTVLAKAHARSGDPARIAGYLGQSEELLEALSSFALRYADQATDDWEALKQAVAGGELEAWDPGE; this is encoded by the coding sequence ATGATGCCGAGGCTTGGTCCCGAAGCCCGGAGGAGCGCAGGCAAGGCCCTGCGGGAGCAGCTGAAGCGGGCCGACCAGGGACGTTGGACGGCCGCGGTGGACCGCCCTGAGCCGATTTCGCTGCTGCGGGCTGCGGTGGCGCATCGGGACCCGGCCCTGCTGCCCATCCGGTGGGGGCGCATGGCCCAGTCGCCCTTTTATTTCTTCCGGGGCAACGCGGCGCTGATGGCCATGGATCTCGCGCCCTGGCCCACCACGGGCCTGCACTGCCAGCTCTGCGGCGACGCCCATCTCATCAATTTCGGGGCCTTCGGAAAGCAGGACGGCAGCCTGGTGTTTGATCTCAATGATTTCGACGAGACCTGCCGCGGCCCCTGGGAATGGGATCTGAAGCGGCTCCTGGCCAGCGCAGTCCTGGCGGGACGCGAAGCCGGCCATACGGACATTGCTTGCCTGGAGGCCACCAACCGCTGCACCCGCGCATACATGGCAGGCATGGACCGTTTTGCGGACATGGGCATCGTGGCGCTCTCGCGGGAGGAGGTCGGCCCGCACAACGATGGCGGCGCCCTGGCGCCCATATTCGAAAAGGCCCGCCGGGACACGCCCCAGAAGCTCCTGGAAAAGGCCATCGACCCGGGACCGCGGTTCAGGACCAAAGGGCCCTTCCTGCGGCCGCTCACGGACGAAGAGGCCAGTCCCTTCCTTGCTTCCTTCAGCGAATACCACGGCACCCTGGGCCCCGCGCGCCAGCAGGTGCTGGACGGCTACCAACCCGTCTGTTGCGGCCGCCGGGTGGCGGGTTGCGGCTCCCTGGGGATGATGGACGTGCTGGTCCTGGCCCATGGCAACGGCTTGGATGATTCCTTATTTATTGAGTTCAAAGCCCAACATGGCAGTGTTTGGGAACAATATTTAAATGGGGCTATCACTCCTCATCCTGGACGCCACACCGCCGAAGGCCAGCACCGGATGCAGACCTGGGCGGATCCCTTCCTGGGCTGGACCACCGTCCTGGGCGCGCCCTTCCTGGTGAAGCAGTGGTCCGACCACAAAGCCAGCATCGAGGTGCAGGACTTGGCCGGCGCGATCCTGGGGGATTATCTGGAGCTTTGCGGCACGGTGCTCGCCAAGGCCCACGCCCGCAGCGGCGATCCCGCCAGGATCGCGGGGTATCTGGGGCAAAGCGAAGAGTTGCTGGAGGCCCTATCCTCCTTCGCCCTGCGCTACGCGGACCAGGCCACCGATGACTGGGAAGCCCTCAAACAGGCCGTGGCGGGAGGCGAACTGGAGGCCTGGGATCCCGGGGAATGA
- a CDS encoding glycosyltransferase: MIVKNESRVIRRCLDSIRPFIQAWLIVDTGSTDGTQDIIRDHMKDIPGELVERPWKDFGHNRSEAAELARSKADYLIFIDADNEFVAPEGWRMPDLAADIYTVVLRDGESTYHRASLAANRLPWRYKGVLHEHLDCGGPYEPEVLEGPYIRVNTDGARSQDPLKFEKDARLLETALAEEPDNARYAFYLAQSYRDSAQPLKAREAYLRRAAMGGWDEEVWYSLLEVAKLSQQLDMDEELVIRAYMTAHRVRPIRAEALCYLAAYCRARHRYSQGFGFAKEAAAIPRPEDILFLDDSVYTWRALDEWSILAYWTGQYPLSKTLCERLLVEGRAPLDERPRIVDNLNFSLRALGLPLIPVIQKTNP, encoded by the coding sequence ATGATCGTGAAGAACGAATCCAGGGTGATCCGCCGCTGCCTGGATTCGATCCGGCCCTTCATCCAGGCCTGGCTCATTGTGGACACGGGCTCCACCGACGGAACCCAGGACATCATCCGCGACCATATGAAAGACATCCCCGGCGAGCTGGTGGAGCGGCCCTGGAAGGACTTCGGCCACAACCGCAGCGAGGCGGCCGAGCTGGCCCGGAGCAAGGCGGACTACCTGATATTCATCGATGCCGACAATGAATTCGTCGCCCCGGAAGGATGGCGGATGCCGGACCTGGCCGCAGACATCTACACGGTGGTGCTGCGGGATGGCGAGTCCACCTACCATCGCGCGAGCCTTGCGGCCAACCGCCTGCCCTGGCGCTACAAGGGCGTCCTGCACGAGCACCTGGATTGCGGCGGGCCCTACGAGCCGGAAGTGCTGGAAGGCCCCTACATCCGGGTGAATACGGACGGGGCCCGCAGCCAGGACCCGCTGAAATTCGAGAAGGACGCGAGACTGCTTGAAACGGCGTTGGCGGAGGAACCGGACAACGCCCGCTATGCCTTCTACCTGGCCCAGAGCTACCGTGATTCCGCGCAGCCCTTGAAAGCGCGGGAGGCCTATCTGCGGCGGGCGGCCATGGGCGGTTGGGATGAGGAGGTTTGGTACTCGCTCCTGGAGGTCGCCAAACTCAGCCAGCAGCTCGATATGGACGAGGAGCTCGTGATCCGGGCCTATATGACGGCCCATCGGGTGCGGCCCATCAGGGCCGAGGCGCTCTGCTATCTGGCCGCCTACTGCCGCGCCCGGCACCGGTACTCCCAGGGCTTTGGCTTCGCCAAGGAGGCCGCGGCCATTCCGCGGCCGGAGGACATCCTGTTCCTGGATGATTCCGTGTACACCTGGAGAGCCTTGGACGAATGGTCCATCCTGGCCTACTGGACGGGCCAGTACCCCCTGTCGAAAACCCTCTGCGAGCGCCTGCTCGTGGAAGGCCGCGCGCCCCTGGATGAACGCCCCAGGATCGTCGACAACCTGAACTTCTCCCTTAGGGCCCTGGGCCTGCCCCTGATCCCCGTGATCCAAAAGACGAACCCATGA
- the asnB gene encoding asparagine synthase B, which produces MCGLVTILNIDPTRSNSGELRKLALGMAKKIRHRGPDWSGIYSDARAILAHERLSIVDVEHGAQPLVDTLKGCVLAVNGEIYNHKDLRRGLKHEHDFQTASDCEVILYLYDELPPKEFLNRMNGIFGFVLYDPKRETFLIARDPIGVIPLYVGWDRQDNLFVASEMKALVGHCERIREVPPGHYYLGHEADKGFQRYYEPKWAEPGFYPSDPYDPAKLRKALEDAVHRQLMCDVPYGVLISGGVDSSIVASIAARFRQKRVEEDDKAPAWWPQIHSFAVGLEGAPDLGPARKVADHIGAIHHEIHFTVQEGLDALSDVIYHLETFDVTSIRASTPMYLMMRKIRAMGIKMILSGEGADEIFGGYLYFHKAPDGHALHDETVQKLQKLHLYDCLRANKSSAAWGVEARVPFLDREFLDVAMMLDPELKLPRNAKREKPIEKYLLRNAFDGTIPDEILWRQKEQFSDGVGYAWINGLKAHAEHEISDSMMRGAHERFPVKTPETKEAYLYRQLFEHHFPSATAVNCVPFERSVACSTATALLWDEAFQKMADPSGRAVMDVHETGYTTE; this is translated from the coding sequence ATGTGCGGCCTCGTCACCATCCTCAACATCGACCCCACCCGCTCGAATTCCGGCGAACTGCGGAAGCTGGCGCTCGGCATGGCCAAGAAGATCCGCCACCGGGGGCCCGACTGGAGCGGCATCTACAGCGACGCGCGGGCGATCCTGGCCCACGAGCGGCTTTCCATCGTGGATGTGGAGCATGGCGCCCAGCCGCTGGTGGACACGTTGAAAGGGTGCGTGCTGGCGGTGAACGGCGAGATCTACAACCACAAGGACCTGCGCCGGGGATTGAAGCACGAGCACGATTTCCAGACGGCCTCGGATTGCGAAGTGATCCTCTACCTCTACGACGAACTGCCGCCGAAGGAATTCCTGAACCGCATGAACGGCATCTTCGGCTTCGTGCTCTACGATCCCAAGCGCGAGACCTTTCTCATCGCCCGCGATCCCATCGGCGTCATCCCGCTCTACGTGGGCTGGGACCGCCAGGACAACCTGTTCGTGGCATCAGAAATGAAAGCCCTGGTGGGCCACTGCGAGCGCATCCGCGAAGTTCCGCCGGGCCATTACTATCTGGGCCACGAAGCGGACAAGGGCTTCCAGCGCTACTACGAACCGAAGTGGGCGGAGCCCGGTTTCTACCCCAGCGATCCCTACGATCCCGCGAAACTCCGCAAGGCTCTGGAAGACGCGGTCCACCGCCAGCTCATGTGCGACGTGCCCTACGGCGTGCTGATTTCCGGCGGCGTGGATTCCAGCATTGTCGCCTCCATCGCCGCGCGGTTCCGCCAAAAGCGCGTGGAGGAAGATGACAAGGCCCCGGCCTGGTGGCCCCAGATCCATTCCTTCGCGGTGGGACTGGAAGGCGCGCCGGATCTGGGCCCCGCTAGAAAGGTCGCGGACCACATCGGCGCCATCCACCACGAGATTCACTTCACCGTGCAGGAAGGCCTGGACGCCCTCTCCGACGTGATCTACCACCTGGAGACCTTTGATGTGACCAGCATCCGGGCCTCCACGCCCATGTACCTGATGATGCGGAAAATCCGCGCCATGGGCATCAAGATGATCCTGTCGGGCGAAGGGGCCGACGAGATCTTCGGCGGCTATCTGTACTTCCACAAGGCGCCGGACGGCCACGCGCTGCACGACGAGACCGTGCAGAAGCTGCAGAAACTCCACCTCTATGATTGCCTGCGGGCCAACAAATCCAGCGCCGCCTGGGGCGTGGAAGCGCGCGTGCCCTTCCTGGACCGGGAATTCCTGGACGTGGCGATGATGCTGGATCCGGAGCTGAAGCTCCCCCGCAACGCCAAGCGCGAGAAACCCATCGAGAAGTATTTATTGCGCAATGCTTTCGACGGCACGATTCCGGACGAGATCCTGTGGCGCCAGAAGGAACAGTTCTCCGACGGCGTGGGTTACGCCTGGATCAACGGCCTGAAAGCCCATGCCGAGCACGAGATCAGCGACAGCATGATGCGCGGCGCCCACGAACGCTTCCCCGTGAAGACCCCCGAGACCAAAGAGGCGTATCTGTATCGCCAGCTCTTCGAGCACCATTTCCCGTCCGCCACGGCCGTGAACTGCGTGCCCTTCGAGCGGAGCGTAGCCTGCAGCACCGCCACAGCACTGCTGTGGGACGAAGCCTTCCAGAAGATGGCCGATCCCTCGGGCCGGGCGGTTATGGATGTGCATGAAACTGGGTATACGACGGAATGA
- a CDS encoding thiolase family protein, whose protein sequence is MSQAVILKCLRTPVGKFQGALSALSAPELAAPVVKALLERFPGLPVTEAIFGNVVSAGVGQAPARQAALKGGLPSSVAALTINKVCGSGLKAIQLAANGVRLGDHEVILAGGMESMSNAPYLMPKLRGGARMGHAQALDSMILDGLWCAMTDQHMGLTGDLVADKYSISREDQDAWSVDSHRKALDAMASGAFDAELVPVTVPGRKGDVIVNLDEGPRADTSMETLAKLKPAFKKDGTVTAGNAPSVNDGAAAALVTTEDFAEAHGLPIQARILGTATAGLDPQWVLMAPVDAIKKLLAKLGWSVNDVDLWEINEAFAVQLVATHRDLNIPVERINVHGGAVALGHPIGASGARVMATLLHALERHDKQRGIAALCLGGGNAIAMAVERV, encoded by the coding sequence ATGTCCCAAGCCGTGATCCTCAAATGCCTCCGCACGCCCGTCGGGAAATTCCAGGGCGCGCTTTCCGCCTTGTCGGCCCCTGAGCTGGCCGCGCCCGTGGTCAAAGCGCTGTTGGAGCGCTTTCCGGGCCTGCCGGTGACCGAGGCGATCTTCGGCAATGTGGTCTCCGCGGGCGTGGGCCAGGCGCCCGCGCGCCAGGCGGCGTTGAAGGGCGGCCTGCCCTCTTCCGTGGCGGCGCTGACCATCAACAAGGTCTGCGGATCGGGCTTGAAAGCCATCCAGCTGGCCGCCAACGGCGTGCGGCTGGGCGACCACGAAGTCATCCTGGCGGGCGGCATGGAGTCCATGTCCAACGCGCCCTACCTGATGCCCAAACTCCGCGGAGGCGCGCGCATGGGCCATGCCCAGGCCCTGGACAGCATGATCCTGGACGGCCTCTGGTGCGCCATGACCGATCAGCACATGGGGCTGACCGGGGATCTGGTGGCCGACAAGTATTCCATCAGCCGCGAAGACCAGGACGCCTGGAGCGTCGACAGCCACCGCAAGGCCCTCGATGCCATGGCCTCGGGCGCCTTCGATGCAGAGCTGGTGCCCGTCACCGTGCCCGGCCGCAAAGGCGATGTGATCGTGAATCTGGATGAAGGCCCGCGCGCGGACACCTCCATGGAAACCCTGGCGAAGCTGAAACCCGCCTTCAAGAAGGACGGCACCGTCACGGCGGGCAACGCCCCCAGCGTCAACGATGGCGCGGCCGCGGCCCTGGTGACCACCGAGGATTTCGCCGAAGCCCATGGCCTGCCGATCCAGGCCCGCATCCTCGGCACCGCCACCGCGGGCCTGGATCCGCAATGGGTGCTCATGGCGCCCGTGGATGCCATCAAGAAGCTGCTGGCCAAGCTCGGCTGGTCGGTGAACGACGTGGATCTCTGGGAGATCAACGAAGCCTTCGCCGTTCAACTCGTGGCTACCCACCGCGATCTGAATATTCCCGTGGAGCGTATCAACGTGCACGGCGGCGCCGTGGCCCTGGGCCACCCCATCGGCGCCAGCGGCGCCCGGGTCATGGCCACCCTGCTCCACGCCCTGGAACGCCACGACAAGCAGCGCGGCATCGCGGCGCTGTGCCTGGGTGGTGGCAATGCCATTGCGATGGCGGTGGAGCGCGTCTAA
- a CDS encoding DivIVA domain-containing protein — protein sequence MKFTPLDIQRREFEKAFRGFEEGEVRGFLHEIAADWEEILVENSRMREEILSLRERNRQYQDQDRIFRETLLQAQRTKEDVLDTANREKDLTLKEAQFKADEIVREAHRHVAELEVQMRNMKMERIRMLEDMESLMERTRRFLQEEAPERFPPSSNTVKLDEMDFNSMDEDVPLKPRGQRF from the coding sequence ATGAAATTCACACCCCTGGACATCCAAAGGCGGGAGTTCGAAAAGGCCTTCCGGGGCTTCGAGGAAGGCGAGGTGCGCGGGTTCCTGCATGAGATCGCCGCCGATTGGGAAGAAATCCTGGTCGAAAATTCCCGCATGCGCGAAGAGATCCTGAGCCTCCGGGAGCGTAACCGCCAGTACCAGGACCAGGACCGCATCTTCCGCGAGACCCTGCTGCAGGCCCAGCGCACCAAGGAAGATGTGCTGGACACCGCCAACCGCGAGAAGGATCTCACCTTGAAGGAAGCCCAGTTCAAGGCCGACGAGATCGTCCGCGAAGCCCATCGGCACGTGGCCGAACTCGAGGTGCAGATGCGCAACATGAAGATGGAGCGGATCCGCATGCTGGAGGACATGGAATCGCTCATGGAGCGCACCCGGCGCTTCCTCCAGGAAGAAGCCCCCGAGCGCTTTCCGCCCTCATCCAACACCGTGAAGCTCGATGAAATGGATTTCAACAGCATGGACGAGGATGTGCCGTTGAAGCCGAGGGGCCAGCGGTTTTGA
- a CDS encoding YggT family protein, with protein sequence MPLMFYILAKVIDGLSILIIIWALMSWFKPSPGNPLVRLLNAIVEPILLPIRAVIPPIGGLSFDAMIAIILLSLIKNIFLRAAS encoded by the coding sequence ATGCCCCTGATGTTTTACATTCTGGCCAAGGTGATCGACGGCTTGTCCATCCTCATCATCATCTGGGCGCTGATGTCCTGGTTCAAGCCCAGCCCGGGAAACCCGCTGGTACGATTGCTCAACGCCATCGTCGAGCCCATCCTTCTGCCCATCCGGGCCGTGATCCCCCCCATCGGCGGGCTCAGCTTCGACGCCATGATCGCCATCATCCTGCTGTCGCTGATCAAGAACATATTCCTTCGCGCAGCCTCCTGA
- the bshA gene encoding N-acetyl-alpha-D-glucosaminyl L-malate synthase BshA gives MRIGISCYWGGGGGGPRRGTGGGGGGGPPGGGARGPAAGGAGGPGAAGAGGGGGGGGGGGGGGGGGGGGGGGGGISCYSTFGGSGVVATEVGKALAARGHEVHILSPSMPPRLTGFENRIYFHEVTASSYPLFEAAPFSIALASKMADVASHHGLEVMHAHYAIPHAMAALLARMALDGKLKVVTTLHGTDITVVGADPSYLPMVKLALRESDAVTSVSQYLKDETIRTFGMGEHIEVIPNFVEPPAMDHPECRAWLAPDQAFVLTHISNFRPVKRVMDVVKVFERVRKEVPTRLVMVGDGPDRAEAENYCREHGFEDEVRFTGKQLDIGTVLACSDLFLLPSATESFGLAALEAMAHRVPVIASRVGGIPEVIRQGVDGFLEPVGDVDAMALDAIRLLKDKDLRRAFGESARKRAETTFAEDPIIDLYESLYERVLSTPKSSVEISAQPR, from the coding sequence ATGAGGATCGGCATTTCCTGCTACTGGGGGGGGGGGGGGGGGGGCCCCCGCCGGGGAACGGGGGGGGGGGGGGGGGGGGGGCCCCCGGGGGGGGGGGCGCGGGGCCCCGCGGCCGGGGGGGCCGGGGGCCCGGGGGCCGCCGGGGCCGGGGGGGGGGGGGGGGGGGGGGGGGGGGGGGGGGGGGGGGGGGGGGGGGGGGGGGGGGGGGGGGGGGGGGGGGGGATTTCCTGTTACTCGACGTTTGGCGGTTCAGGCGTGGTGGCCACCGAGGTCGGAAAGGCGCTGGCGGCGCGCGGCCACGAGGTCCACATCCTGAGCCCCTCCATGCCGCCCCGGCTCACGGGCTTCGAAAACCGGATCTATTTCCACGAAGTCACCGCGAGTTCATATCCTCTTTTCGAAGCAGCGCCATTCTCCATCGCGCTGGCCTCGAAAATGGCGGATGTGGCCAGCCACCACGGCCTTGAAGTCATGCACGCCCACTATGCCATCCCCCACGCCATGGCGGCTCTGCTGGCGCGCATGGCTCTGGATGGGAAATTGAAGGTGGTCACCACCCTCCACGGAACCGATATCACGGTGGTCGGAGCGGATCCCAGCTACCTGCCCATGGTGAAGCTGGCCCTGCGGGAAAGCGATGCCGTCACGTCCGTCAGCCAGTACCTGAAGGACGAGACCATCCGGACCTTCGGCATGGGCGAACACATCGAAGTGATCCCGAATTTCGTGGAACCGCCCGCCATGGACCACCCGGAATGCCGCGCCTGGCTGGCGCCGGACCAGGCCTTCGTGCTCACCCACATCTCCAATTTCCGGCCCGTGAAACGGGTCATGGACGTGGTGAAGGTCTTCGAACGGGTGAGAAAGGAAGTTCCCACGCGCCTGGTGATGGTGGGGGACGGCCCGGACCGCGCCGAAGCCGAGAACTACTGCCGGGAGCACGGATTCGAAGACGAGGTGCGCTTCACCGGCAAGCAATTGGACATCGGGACTGTGCTGGCCTGCAGCGACCTGTTCCTGCTGCCCTCGGCCACGGAGAGCTTCGGCCTCGCGGCTCTGGAAGCCATGGCCCACCGCGTTCCCGTCATCGCCAGCCGCGTGGGCGGCATCCCCGAGGTCATCCGGCAGGGTGTGGATGGATTCCTGGAACCCGTGGGGGACGTGGACGCCATGGCCCTGGATGCGATCCGGCTGCTCAAGGACAAGGACCTGCGCCGCGCCTTCGGGGAATCGGCGCGGAAGCGCGCGGAAACCACCTTCGCCGAAGATCCGATCATCGATCTCTATGAATCCCTATATGAGCGGGTCCTCTCCACCCCGAAATCCAGCGTGGAAATCAGCGCCCAACCGAGATAA